The window TATTATGCAAAGATTGTAAAGGAAAAGGCTCTTTTAAGAAGGTTGATTCTTGCTTCAAACGAGGTAATGGAAAAATGTTATCAGGAACCTGATGATGTTGAAGAGGTATTGGGTTTTGCTGAAAAGTCAATATTTGATATATCTCAAAACAAATCCCATACAGACTTTGAGGCTATTTCCAGCATAATTCTAAAGAGTTTTGACAGCATAGAACATCTTTCAAAGACAAAGGGAGAGATAACTGGTATCCCTTCTGGATTTGTGGACCTTGACAGAAAGACATCAGGATTTCAAAAGGGAGATTTTGTTCTTGTTGCAGCAAGACCTTCTATGGGTAAAACTGCTTTTGTATTAAACATTGCGCTTCATGCTGCACTAAGGGCTAAGAAAAGCGTTGCTGTATTTTCGCTTGAAATGTCAAAGGAGCAGCTTGCATATAGAATGCTCTGTGCTGAAGCTAATATAGACATGCTGAAGTTAAGAACAGGAGATCTTGACGATGAGGATTGGTTCAGGCTTGCAAGGGCTGCAGGGCCAATGTCTGAATCCAAGATTTTTATAGATGACACACCTGGTATTTCAGTAAATGAGATGCGTTCAAAGTGTAGAAGGCTTAAAATTGAAAAGGGATTAGATATAATAATCGTTGACTATTTGCAGCTTATGTCAGGCAGCAGAAGAACAGAAAATAGACAGCAGGAAGTTTCTGAAATATCGAGAGCCCTAAAGGCGCTTGCAAAGGAAATGGAAGCTCCGGTTATTGCTCTGTCGCAGCTTAGCCGTGCGCCTGAGGCGAGATCCGACCACAGGCCAATGCTCTCCGACCTAAGAGAATCCGGATCCATTGAGCAGGACGCCGATGTGGTTATGTTCCTTTACAGGGACGAATACTATAACAAGGATTCGGAAAAGAAAAATATTGCAGAAGTAATTATAGCAAAGCAAAGAAATGGTCCAACAGGAACTGTTGAACTCATATGGCTTGGTCAATACACCCGCTTTGCAAATCTGGATAGGTATCATAATGCTTAAAAAAGAGGTTCGAATGAACCTCTTTTAATTTGAAGCGGGGTATTTTGTTGTATCCCAGGTGTGGTCGGCTGAAATTTTTGAGTCAGTTATCAGGAAGTAATCATATTTCAGTGTTTGGATACTTCCACCATTTACAATCGGGTCATCGAAGGTTGCATCGACATGATAATACTTACCGTCAACCTTTACAAGGTTCCAAGCGTGAGGTTGCCCCTTACCATAACCCGTTATAATAATATTTTCAATTCCAGCTTCCTTTAATAAAAGATACATAGCATGTGCATAGCCCTGGCAAACTCCAACCCTTTTAATCAATACACCATAGGCAGTGTAAGATTCATGCGGGATTGTGTCATTTAAGAAGTTTTGATAATCATATTTTGTATTGTTTACAATGTAATCGTGAATGGCCTTTACCTTATCACGCTCTGACATATTGTTGTTTATTATTTGAGTTACAATTCTATTAACCTCATCTAAAACTTGGCTTTTCATTTCTTTTATTTTGTTGATCTCATCACTATAGTTAAATACTACTTCAATTGTTCTGCTGACAGGAACTCCACCTACAGTTTGCGTTGTTTGATAAATATTAAATCCTTTTATATAGTATGAGTTTGGATTTTCATCGTAAATACCGTCAAGTTTTTTGGATATTTCCTCCATATCCATCTGATTTGGACTGTTAAATTCAAATACAACTTTTTCTTCGGTGTTATCGATTGCCCTATTTATCTTTTCTTTTATTTCATCAACCGTTAAATCTACATTTG of the Caloramator mitchellensis genome contains:
- a CDS encoding replicative DNA helicase; this encodes MDRIKVPPHNIEAEQSVLGSMLLDKNAIADVTEILNSGEEFYKESHRILFQAILEIYNKDEPVDMITLVDLLRSRNLLEAVGGLSYISAIVTSVPTTTNAKYYAKIVKEKALLRRLILASNEVMEKCYQEPDDVEEVLGFAEKSIFDISQNKSHTDFEAISSIILKSFDSIEHLSKTKGEITGIPSGFVDLDRKTSGFQKGDFVLVAARPSMGKTAFVLNIALHAALRAKKSVAVFSLEMSKEQLAYRMLCAEANIDMLKLRTGDLDDEDWFRLARAAGPMSESKIFIDDTPGISVNEMRSKCRRLKIEKGLDIIIVDYLQLMSGSRRTENRQQEVSEISRALKALAKEMEAPVIALSQLSRAPEARSDHRPMLSDLRESGSIEQDADVVMFLYRDEYYNKDSEKKNIAEVIIAKQRNGPTGTVELIWLGQYTRFANLDRYHNA
- a CDS encoding transglutaminase domain-containing protein, whose translation is MVIKRFTKIYAVLFILIFLLNSTAMASTPNYYVKNYNSFYNSLYNAISNKKPAITLYIYKYSSSKYPLANTILKAEGNNKNLRFIISSISLKSSKSGNYTKFSISFNYRNGDVIVNNLSEFQNAIYNAISSKRSNVKIIINNYSSIYNLNGLDKTKTENANLSSNIYRMPNSKKAIVDVNISYVEPHEVKEDALANTNVDLTVDEIKEKINRAIDNTEEKVVFEFNSPNQMDMEEISKKLDGIYDENPNSYYIKGFNIYQTTQTVGGVPVSRTIEVVFNYSDEINKIKEMKSQVLDEVNRIVTQIINNNMSERDKVKAIHDYIVNNTKYDYQNFLNDTIPHESYTAYGVLIKRVGVCQGYAHAMYLLLKEAGIENIIITGYGKGQPHAWNLVKVDGKYYHVDATFDDPIVNGGSIQTLKYDYFLITDSKISADHTWDTTKYPASN